In one Nicotiana tomentosiformis chromosome 6, ASM39032v3, whole genome shotgun sequence genomic region, the following are encoded:
- the LOC138894108 gene encoding uncharacterized protein — MAPKLEDPSAFTIPCTIGSANFAKALCDLGVSIKLMTYSVFKTLGIRKPRPISMRLQMADRTMKRPLGVIEDVLVRVDKFILPTDFVILDCEVHFEVPIILGRPLLTTGKALCDVEGEELTFLVGDKKLVFHVSIFLNFDDDEMDSFMECVNSLQGRWSYNYAPRKLSLDLENRKTPPTKLYIAEPPNLVLKPLRPHLWYEFLGPCSTLPVILSSCLTNVHVDYTLAVL, encoded by the exons atggctcctaagttggaggatcctagtgctttcacgattccttgtacaattgggagTGCCaattttgctaaagctctttgtgatcttggggtgaGTATCAAATTGATGACCTATTCAGTATTTAAAACGTTGGGAATTAggaaaccaagacccatatctatgaggttgcaaatggctgatcgtaccatgaagaggccattgggagtgattgaagatgttttggtccgggttgataagttcattcttccgacggactttgttattctagattgtgaagttcaTTTTGAAGTGCCTAtcattcttgggagacctttacttactacgggtaaggctctttgtgatgtggaaGGCGAAGAACTCACTTTTCTGGTTGGTGATAAAAAattggtattccatgtgt cCATTtttctcaactttgatgatgacgagatggatagTTTCATGGAgtgtgtgaattctttgcaaggaaggtggtcgtacaactatgcaccccgaaaattgtctttggatcttgagaataggaagactcctcctacaaagcttTATATTGCAGAGCCACCTAATTTGGTGTTGAAGCCATTGCGTCCACATctttggtatgaatttcttggcccttgttctacattaccagttattctttcctcttgtttgactaacgtgcatgtTGACTATACATTGGCGGTGTtataa
- the LOC138894107 gene encoding uncharacterized protein, translating into MGRIENMFKKMMEKNADSDDQLASHTTSISNLEVQMGKISQALNTRPKGALPSDTVVNPKGSNNTGHAMAIITRSRGGGNEPTSSENVEETHEEVNPSREHIIDIPESVVQKAQAPFPKPPPPYPQRLAKKNGDNQFKKFIQIMKNLSINVPLVEALEQMPSYAKFMKDLVTKK; encoded by the exons atgggtcgtattgagaacatgttcaagaaaatgatggagaagaatgccgattcggatgaCCAACTTGCCTCACATACCACATCAATCAGTAATcttgaagttcaaatggggaaaatctctcaagctcttaaTACTCGTCCTAAGggtgcactaccaagtgatacagtggtgaacccaaagggtagTAACAATACGGGGCACGCCATGGCGATAATCACAAGAAGTAGAGGAGGTGGGAATGAACCCACCTCAAGTGAAAA tgtggaagagactcatgaggaggtaaacccgtctagggagcacatcattgacataccggagtcggtagtgcaaaaggctcaGGCACCCtttcctaagcctccacctccctatcctcaaagacttgccaagaaaaatggtgataatcaattcaagaagttcattcaaattatgaaaaatctctctattaatgtgccattggtagaGGCTTTAGAACAAATGCCCAGTTATGCTAAGTTTATGAAAGACCTTGTGACCAAGAAGTGA
- the LOC138894106 gene encoding uncharacterized protein codes for MDSGCSKHMTGSRNQFLSLEDLKGGNVSFGNGKKGEIIGVGKVGKDDSHSIENVYLIDGLKYSLISVSQLCDRDNLVAFTFTKCFVINLITDKIVLQDSDPLLWHKRLGHASLSQLNKLVSKDLVIGLPNIKFKEDKVYEACARGKQEHDDEEIGLVKHLNETTAQTEESMEEGTGDGTGSSIPGNMAGEIEQNNSQTSVEPVPEPVPQQQNIEGTSRGNQLVVKPYRYQSSHPIENIITDPTYGIKTRYSLKNYCAFDAFLSLIEPKNVAEALQDADWIYVDDIIFGATTDKLSKEFAKLMGIKFEISMMDSKEIDTPIATTTKLDIDEPDLSVDQKLYRGMIDSLLYLTASRHDIVFSVGLCARFKANTKESHLTVVKRILRYLKVTTDLCLWYPKGSNFKLVGYADADYAGFLVDRKRTSGMAHFLGSCLVSWATKKQNSVALSTVEAEYIAAASCYAQLLWIKQQLMDFGIDVGCIPIFCDNTSAISMTKNPVNHKRTKHIDVKHINVDHCGILCY; via the exons ATGgacagtggctgctcaaagcatatgacaggaagcaggaaccagttcctttcacttgaggacctcaaaggaggaAATGTCTCatttggaaatggaaagaaaggtgaaatcattggggttggtaaggtaggtaagGATGACTCTCATtccattgagaatgtctacttgatagacggCTTGAAGTATAGCCTAATCAGTGtgtcacaattgtgtgatagagataacttggtagcattcacctttACTAAATGTTTTGTGATAAATCTTATCACTGACAAAATTGTTTTGCAGG AtagtgatcccctcctttggcataagaggcttggacatgcaagtctaagtcaactcaacaaattagtctccaaggacttggtgataggactgcctaacattaagtttaAGGAAGACAAAGTTTATGAGGCGTGTGCAAGGGGAAAGCAG gaacatgatgatgaagaaattggGCTGGTTAAACacttaaatgaaaccacagcccagactgaagAATCTATGgaggaaggaacaggtgatggaacaggtTCATCTATCCCCGGCAACATGGCAGGGGAAATAGAACAAAATAATTCTCAAACTTCAGTGGAACCTGTACCCGAACCTGTTCCACAGCAACAAAACATTGAGGGAACATCAAGGGGtaaccagttggttgtgaaaccttatagatatcaaagttctcatcctatTGAGAACATCATCACTGATCCAACCtatggaatcaaaaccagatatTCTTTAAAGAATTATTGCgcttttgatgctttcttatctcttatcgaacctaaaaatgttgctgaagctttgcaggatgcagactgg atatatgttgatgatataatctttggagcaactactgataagttaagtaaagaatttgctaaactaatggggattAAATTTGAAAtaagcatgatgg attccaaagaaattgacactcctattgcaacaactacaaagttggatatagatgaacctgatTTATCTgtcgatcagaagttgtataggggaatgattgactcattgttgtatctcactgctagtagacatGACATTGtcttcagtgtaggcctttgtgcaagatttaaGGCAAAtacaaaggagtctcacttgactgttgtcaagagaattttgagatatctaaaagtcaccactgatctttgtctttggtatccaaaaggtagtaatttcaagcTTGTGGGATATGccgatgctgattatgcaggttttcttgtggatagaaagagaacctctggtatggcacactttcttggctcatgtcttgtatcttgggccaccaaaaagcaaaattcagtggccttatctactgttgAAGCTGAGTATATTGCTGCTGCTTCATGttatgctcaattgttgtggatcaaacaacaattaatggactttggaattgatgttggttgtatccctattttttgtgataatactagtgcaattagtatgaccaagaacccggttaatcacaagagaactaagcacatagatgttaagCACATAAatgttgatcactgtggaattttgtgctactga
- the LOC104113049 gene encoding uncharacterized protein gives MGACASRPKDLDRDLAPAPVPAEDPATPKKSEGGSVPQEKKDGEETKKEEPLVDVSEAAEEAPKIEEVTTETKAVVEETETVTKEETAKPAEEVKVEAVKEEPKEQQPAAEEKKEVAEKPKDAETAAQ, from the exons ATGGGAGCCTGTGCGAGCAGACCTAAAGATTTGGACAGGGACTTGGCCCCTGCTCCTGTCCCTGCTGAGGACCCTGCTACCCCCAAGAAATCCGAGGGTGGCTCTGTTCCCCAG GAGAAGAAAGATGGAGAGGAAACAAAGAAGGAAGAGCCATTGGTAGATGTATCAGAAGCAGCAGAAGAGGCTCCCAAGATTGAGGAAGTAACCACAGAGACAAAGGCTGTTGTTGAGGAAACAGAAACTGTCACCAAAGAGGAAACAGCCAAACCAGCAGAGGAAGTCAAAGTTGAGGCTGTGAAAGAAGAGCCCAAGGAGCAGCAGCCAGCAGCAGAGGAGAAGAAAGAGGTAGCTGAGAAACCAAAAGATGCTGAAACTGCTGCCCAGTAA